In one Candidatus Cloacimonadota bacterium genomic region, the following are encoded:
- a CDS encoding GPP34 family phosphoprotein — MITFAEELLLLALDDKKGTFIEMPTMSLEYGLVGAILMELALLNKIDTDMEHLLLIDGSPTGDLIFDKVLDIIKQESQNQKPIFWVKKIANDLTSLQTVLLDRLISKGILKKEKHKILWVFNKRCYPVINNTEEKEVKTRIHELIINKDIPDPRDVVLISLVDSCNLAKEIFSKDELEKAEHRIKLIAKMDIIGQAVAKALVEIQKIITDAVASVSLRPIP, encoded by the coding sequence AAATGCCTACAATGTCTTTGGAATATGGGCTTGTTGGTGCTATACTGATGGAATTAGCTTTGCTAAACAAGATTGACACGGATATGGAACATCTTTTGTTGATAGATGGCTCTCCAACCGGCGATCTGATTTTTGACAAAGTTCTGGATATAATCAAACAGGAATCACAAAATCAAAAACCAATATTTTGGGTAAAGAAAATTGCTAATGATCTGACAAGTTTGCAAACGGTTTTGCTGGATAGGCTTATAAGCAAGGGGATTTTAAAGAAAGAGAAGCACAAGATTCTCTGGGTATTTAACAAACGATGTTATCCTGTGATCAACAACACAGAGGAAAAAGAGGTGAAAACTCGAATTCATGAACTGATTATCAATAAAGATATACCAGATCCTCGTGATGTTGTTCTGATCTCACTCGTGGATTCCTGTAATCTTGCAAAGGAAATTTTCAGTAAAGATGAACTGGAAAAAGCGGAACACCGCATTAAATTAATTGCAAAGATGGATATCATAGGGCAGGCTGTGGCAAAGGCATTGGTGGAAATTCAAAAAATTATTACAGATGCAGTTGCTTCCGTATCTCTTCGTCCGATACCGTAG